A genomic region of Elaeis guineensis isolate ETL-2024a chromosome 9, EG11, whole genome shotgun sequence contains the following coding sequences:
- the LOC140851660 gene encoding putative 12-oxophytodienoate reductase 11 isoform X3, which yields MAPIPLLTPYKMGRFHLPHRIVLAPLTRQRSFGNVPQSHAILYYSQRASKGGLLIAEATGVSDTAQGYPNTPGIWTKQLVEAWKPIVDAVHEKGGIFFCQIWHVGRVSNYGFDGVEIHGAHGYLIDQFLKDQVNDRTDQYGGSLENRCRFALEIVQAVVDEIGPDRVGIRLSPYANYMEAGDSDPDALGLYMVNSLNRFGISYCHMVEPRMGKVGEKVETPHSLLPMRKAFKGTFIVAGGYNREEGNKAVSSGYADLVAYGRLFLANPDLPRRFELDGPLNDYNRNTFYIPDPVVGYTDYPFLS from the exons ATGGCTCCGATTCCTCTTCTCACTCCTTACAAGATGGGTAGATTCCATCTCCCCCACAG GATAGTGTTGGCACCATTGACAAGGCAGAGGTCCTTTGGCAACGTTCCCCAATCTCATGCCATCTTGTATTACTCTCAGCGGGCCTCCAAAGGTGGCCTTCTTATAGCCGAGGCCACTGGAGTTTCCGACACTGCTCAAGG GTACCCAAACACGCCCGGCATTTGGACAAAACAGCTGGTGGAAGCATGGAAACCTATTGTGGATGCAGTTCATGAGAAGGGTGGCATCTTCTTTTGCCAGATTTGGCATGTGGGGAGAGTTTCAAATTATG GTTTTGATGGAGTTGAGATCCATGGAGCCCATGGATATTTGATCGATCAGTTTCTGAAGGACCAAGTCAACGATCGGACAGACCAATATGGTGGGAGCCTAGAGAATCGTTGCCGCTTTGCACTAGAAATAGTACAGGCTGTGGTTGATGAGATTGGACCTGACAGGGTTGGAATAAGGCTTTCCCCCTATGCTAACTACATGGAAGCAGGTGATTCTGACCCAGATGCACTTGGTCTCTATATGGTCAATTCTCTGAACAGATTTGGGATCTCGTATTGCCATATGGTGGAACCAAGGATGGGTAAAGTAGGAGAAAAGGTTGAAACTCCTCACTCTCTTCTTCCTATGAGGAAAGCATTCAAGGGAACATTTATTGTTGCTGGAGGCTATAACAGAGAAGAAGGCAATAAAGCTGTTTCTAGCGGCTATGCTGATCTGGTTGCATATGGGCGCCTATTCTTGGCTAATCCTGATCTTCCTCGAAGGTTTGAGTTGGATGGTCCACTTAATGACTATAACAGGAATACTTTTTACATTCCAGATCCAGTTGTTGGATATACAGACTACCCATTTCTTTCTTAA
- the LOC140851660 gene encoding putative 12-oxophytodienoate reductase 11 isoform X1 — protein MAPIPLLTPYKMGRFHLPHRIVLAPLTRQRSFGNVPQSHAILYYSQRASKGGLLIAEATGVSDTAQGYPNTPGIWTKQLVEAWKPIVDAVHEKGGIFFCQIWHVGRVSNYDFQPDGQAPISCTDKPLAPQVRANGVDVARFSPPRRLAAEEIPLIVDDFRTAAKNAIEAGFDGVEIHGAHGYLIDQFLKDQVNDRTDQYGGSLENRCRFALEIVQAVVDEIGPDRVGIRLSPYANYMEAGDSDPDALGLYMVNSLNRFGISYCHMVEPRMGKVGEKVETPHSLLPMRKAFKGTFIVAGGYNREEGNKAVSSGYADLVAYGRLFLANPDLPRRFELDGPLNDYNRNTFYIPDPVVGYTDYPFLS, from the exons ATGGCTCCGATTCCTCTTCTCACTCCTTACAAGATGGGTAGATTCCATCTCCCCCACAG GATAGTGTTGGCACCATTGACAAGGCAGAGGTCCTTTGGCAACGTTCCCCAATCTCATGCCATCTTGTATTACTCTCAGCGGGCCTCCAAAGGTGGCCTTCTTATAGCCGAGGCCACTGGAGTTTCCGACACTGCTCAAGG GTACCCAAACACGCCCGGCATTTGGACAAAACAGCTGGTGGAAGCATGGAAACCTATTGTGGATGCAGTTCATGAGAAGGGTGGCATCTTCTTTTGCCAGATTTGGCATGTGGGGAGAGTTTCAAATTATG ATTTTCAGCCTGATGGGCAAGCTCCAATCTCATGTACCGACAAGCCACTAGCACCTCAAGTGCGAGCTAATGGTGTTGATGTTGCACGGTTCTCACCTCCTCGGCGGTTGGCTGCAGAAGAGATCCCTTTGATTGTCGATGATTTCAGAACTGCTGCTAAGAATGCGATAGAAGCTG GTTTTGATGGAGTTGAGATCCATGGAGCCCATGGATATTTGATCGATCAGTTTCTGAAGGACCAAGTCAACGATCGGACAGACCAATATGGTGGGAGCCTAGAGAATCGTTGCCGCTTTGCACTAGAAATAGTACAGGCTGTGGTTGATGAGATTGGACCTGACAGGGTTGGAATAAGGCTTTCCCCCTATGCTAACTACATGGAAGCAGGTGATTCTGACCCAGATGCACTTGGTCTCTATATGGTCAATTCTCTGAACAGATTTGGGATCTCGTATTGCCATATGGTGGAACCAAGGATGGGTAAAGTAGGAGAAAAGGTTGAAACTCCTCACTCTCTTCTTCCTATGAGGAAAGCATTCAAGGGAACATTTATTGTTGCTGGAGGCTATAACAGAGAAGAAGGCAATAAAGCTGTTTCTAGCGGCTATGCTGATCTGGTTGCATATGGGCGCCTATTCTTGGCTAATCCTGATCTTCCTCGAAGGTTTGAGTTGGATGGTCCACTTAATGACTATAACAGGAATACTTTTTACATTCCAGATCCAGTTGTTGGATATACAGACTACCCATTTCTTTCTTAA
- the LOC105051591 gene encoding putative 12-oxophytodienoate reductase 11, with amino-acid sequence MARIPLLTPYKMGRFDLSHRIVLAPLTRQRSFSNVPQPHAILYYSQRASKGGLLIAEATGVSDTAQGYPNTPGIWTKEQVKAWRPIVDAVHEKGGIFFCQIWHAGRVSNYDFQPNGQAPISCTDKPLAPQVRTNGDIARFARPRQLATEEIPLIVNDFRIAAKNAIEAGFDGVEIHGAHGYLVDQFLKDQVNDRTDQYGGSLENRCRFALEIVQAVVDEIGADRVGIRLSPYANYMEAGDSDPDALGLYMVNSLNKFGISYCHMVEPRMVKLGERVETPHSLLPMRKAFKGTFIVAGGYNREEGNKAVSSGYADLVAYGRLFLANPDLPQRFELDGPLNDYNRSTFYIPDPVVGYTDYPFLC; translated from the exons ATGGCTCGAATTCCTCTTCTCACTCCTTACAAGATGGGTAGATTCGATCTCTCCCACAG GATAGTTTTGGCACCATTGACAAGGCAGAGGTCCTTTAGCAACGTTCCCCAGCCTCATGCCATCTTGTATTACTCTCAGCGGGCCTCCAAAGGTGGCCTTCTTATAGCTGAGGCCACAGGAGTTTCGGACACTGCTCAAGG GTACCCAAACACGCCCGGCATTTGGACAAAAGAGCAGGTGAAAGCATGGAGACCTATTGTGGATGCAGTTCATGAGAAGGGTGGCATCTTCTTTTGCCAGATTTGGCATGCGGGGAGAGTTTCAAATTATG ATTTTCAGCCTAATGGACAAGCTCCAATATCATGTACTGACAAGCCACTAGCACCTCAAGTGCGAACTAATGGCGACATTGCACGGTTTGCACGTCCTCGGCAGTTGGCTACAGAAGAGATCCCTTTGATTGTCAATGATTTCAGAATTGCTGCTAAGAATGCGATAGAAGCTG GTTTCGATGGAGTGGAGATCCATGGAGCCCATGGATATTTGGTTGATCAGTTCCTGAAGGACCAAGTTAACGATCGGACAGACCAATATGGTGGCAGCCTGGAAAATCGTTGCCGCTTTGCACTAGAAATAGTACAGGCTGTGGTTGATGAGATTGGAGCTGACAGAGTTGGAATAAGGCTTTCCCCCTATGCTAACTACATGGAAGCAGGCGATTCCGACCCAGATGCACTTGGTCTCTATATGGTCAATTCTTTGAACAAATTTGGGATCTCGTATTGCCATATGGTGGAACCGAGGATGGTTAAATTAGGAGAAAGGGTTGAAACTCCTCACTCTCTTCTTCCTATGAGGAAAGCATTCAAGGGAACATTTATTGTTGCTGGAGGCTATAACAGAGAAGAAGGCAATAAAGCTGTTTCTAGTGGCTATGCTGATCTGGTTGCATATGGGCGCCTATTCTTGGCTAATCCTGATCTTCCTCAAAGATTTGAGTTGGATGGTCCACTTAACGACTATAACCGGAGTACGTTTTACATTCCGGATCCAGTTGTTGGATATACAGACTATCCATTTCTTTGTTAA
- the LOC140851660 gene encoding putative 12-oxophytodienoate reductase 11 isoform X2 produces MAPIPLLTPYKMGRFHLPHRYPNTPGIWTKQLVEAWKPIVDAVHEKGGIFFCQIWHVGRVSNYDFQPDGQAPISCTDKPLAPQVRANGVDVARFSPPRRLAAEEIPLIVDDFRTAAKNAIEAGFDGVEIHGAHGYLIDQFLKDQVNDRTDQYGGSLENRCRFALEIVQAVVDEIGPDRVGIRLSPYANYMEAGDSDPDALGLYMVNSLNRFGISYCHMVEPRMGKVGEKVETPHSLLPMRKAFKGTFIVAGGYNREEGNKAVSSGYADLVAYGRLFLANPDLPRRFELDGPLNDYNRNTFYIPDPVVGYTDYPFLS; encoded by the exons ATGGCTCCGATTCCTCTTCTCACTCCTTACAAGATGGGTAGATTCCATCTCCCCCACAG GTACCCAAACACGCCCGGCATTTGGACAAAACAGCTGGTGGAAGCATGGAAACCTATTGTGGATGCAGTTCATGAGAAGGGTGGCATCTTCTTTTGCCAGATTTGGCATGTGGGGAGAGTTTCAAATTATG ATTTTCAGCCTGATGGGCAAGCTCCAATCTCATGTACCGACAAGCCACTAGCACCTCAAGTGCGAGCTAATGGTGTTGATGTTGCACGGTTCTCACCTCCTCGGCGGTTGGCTGCAGAAGAGATCCCTTTGATTGTCGATGATTTCAGAACTGCTGCTAAGAATGCGATAGAAGCTG GTTTTGATGGAGTTGAGATCCATGGAGCCCATGGATATTTGATCGATCAGTTTCTGAAGGACCAAGTCAACGATCGGACAGACCAATATGGTGGGAGCCTAGAGAATCGTTGCCGCTTTGCACTAGAAATAGTACAGGCTGTGGTTGATGAGATTGGACCTGACAGGGTTGGAATAAGGCTTTCCCCCTATGCTAACTACATGGAAGCAGGTGATTCTGACCCAGATGCACTTGGTCTCTATATGGTCAATTCTCTGAACAGATTTGGGATCTCGTATTGCCATATGGTGGAACCAAGGATGGGTAAAGTAGGAGAAAAGGTTGAAACTCCTCACTCTCTTCTTCCTATGAGGAAAGCATTCAAGGGAACATTTATTGTTGCTGGAGGCTATAACAGAGAAGAAGGCAATAAAGCTGTTTCTAGCGGCTATGCTGATCTGGTTGCATATGGGCGCCTATTCTTGGCTAATCCTGATCTTCCTCGAAGGTTTGAGTTGGATGGTCCACTTAATGACTATAACAGGAATACTTTTTACATTCCAGATCCAGTTGTTGGATATACAGACTACCCATTTCTTTCTTAA